One Scomber scombrus chromosome 23, fScoSco1.1, whole genome shotgun sequence genomic window, AGATCGCGGTTTAGCAATCAATAAATATCGTAAATCTCTGGCTAGCTTATGAACCACgagacataataataataataataataataatcatgtatTTACGTCATTTCTTAATTGGAAGTTTGTTCATTTACCTTTTATGCAtcttaaagttttatttatttagttggtATGATCAAAACAATGGTTATGAATTATTAGCTAGCATGTGGTTAATTTAACCTAATAACGCAACACAAGACCCGCGATTAGCATCATGAATGTTAAGTAACGAGCGGTTTAGCTAAGGtctaaaataaatgtggctGACTTTCAGACTAAACAGTAAATTTATTCTCATATTTCTTTGTTTGAAGGTACATTTCACTTTTATGGATACCGAACATGTTTGTGGCGAAATGGTtgaactaataataataataataataataataatactaataatcagcaataataacaatatttaaacatttttctttgttgggAGGCAGCAAATGTACCTTTCATGTatgctaaatgtattttttagcaTTTATCAAAACAATTATTTAGGTCAAATCTCCCAAGAAAATTGTTGGCACTTTGACAGGAACTTTAATTTGAGATGTGTCGAGGTTTCGCTACAGGGATCAAAGTTATAAATTGATCCCTTCTCATCCATCTTTACCCCATCTGGTCTCAGAATCTCCCATTTGCCTGCTAGCATGTAAGATTTAGGCTATTTTGCAGGAAGGcaccaaaacatcaaaaacagggAAAGAAAAGTAAACATTATTGTTTTTAGTGACAGCAATTATTTAACTGCTAGCTAGCACTTTGTAAGCATCATCTAACATCaattagtttaatttattatatttcatttgatCATTTAGTTCCTGATTTAAATCACGTCTGGATGTATTCTTGTTAATAATTCTCAAAAGGTATCAAAAAGAGTTTCATTGCCTTAGTGAGCGCTCAGTAACTCTGATTCATTcttgttttgttaaaatcaGCTGTACGGACATTTGAAGTTAACAAAGTTGGTTGTTCCTGATAAGAGAAAGTTAATTGGCTTCGTGTGTGAGAGATGTGAGATGTGAGAGATGCTCGTCACATCTACATCTGAAGTCcatctgagaagctgcagcaggtcATAGGAGATCGTGGACCTTCATAACTTGCTGGACAGTAGTTTGGTTTTACGCACCTTGGAAATCGCTTTACTGGCACTTTTCTGGAGACTTTTTATAGCATCCGAAACTAATCAAACACTTCAAATCTAAGCTTCAAGCCCTAATCGGGTATTGAGTTTGATGATCTTGAAGATGTTTTTACAAAAGTTAAATTCGTGGTTCCTTTTatcatttgttctgttttaaaagtgtgtctTCTGTTGCCATGTAGCCTGCTGATGCACAACAGTTAACATTAACAACAATACTTATTCTTTCTGTCGTCCAAACCAAGACAATCAAAtagattttgatgttttttgaaaGCTGATGGAGGCATTTAATTtacctcttttttccctccactgGCTGCATTCGTACTACTTTGGCTATAAATAAACACCAGGTGGTCATAATAATGTAAACTTGATAACACCTTTTTtgtgcctcctcctcttccacctctcaGTGGCTCCTCTTCCTCAGGAGCCAGGAGTGAGGTGTAAATGCCAGTTCTAATAAATAAACTGTTGTTGAACTCCTCGgtccgtccatccatccttcGGTCCACTCTTCAGGATGGAGGCTTGTTCAGCTCAGGGAAGTTTAGTCATCTTCTTCCCCTTCTTTTGTCACTCgtccctccccccctccaccaTCCTGTAGCGCTGCCTGCAGGAGGACGGCAGCGGCACTGGCGATGAGAACACGACGGGAACCTTCGTCTGAACGTTCCTCTCCAAGAAGTTAAAGATCACGTTCCACCACGTGTTCGACAGGTAGTTGTTGGGCGCATCACGCAGAGTCTGAGCaggaaacaataaataaaattaataacaAATTTAGCATTAATCAGtctgaaataatacatttatttgcacagatgaaacattttgaaaatctgtgtttttacagttggTATGCTCAAATCAACTTACTTAACTACTCTATACTAGCAGGAAATTacacaatatatattataagtTAAACTACCAATTaagccaattaaaaaaaaagataatgctTTTCCAAAAATAAGTTATTTCTGTTATTCTGTTTCACTAACATCCAATATTATTTTTTCCTGCtgagttaaaaataaagtgttttgaataaagtaacttaaaacttgATGAAAGTGTTTCAACGtggtcaaacacacaaaataattacttaaggtttttctttgaaaaataaagtattaatattaaattaatgtaCATAAGCTTCTATTatccaatcaatcaattaattaaagaaCTAAAACTAATTAACCGTTAAAACTACAAAGAAGAGGAACTGATTAATTGCTATCATAACgctcataaataaaacaaaaaatctcataaataacaataataaataataataataataataaaataaagtgggtaaaaccagaaatgtgaggaggggtattaaaaagaaaacacataaaaggtgtaaaataaataaaaaggacagtCCATGAAGTAAACACAgggtaaaacataaaataaaagacagatgaatatataaaataaagtctaATTTAAAGCCAGATTAAAAAGGTAGGTCTTAAATTtgcttttgattaaaatgtCAACACTCTCTGCTGCCCTCGGGTGTTCAGGAAGGCTGATCCAAAGACGGGGACCACACTAATgtaaaagtaatacatttttacttccattaaataattaaatttaaagtttttttccttctacTTCACACTTGTTGCACCTAAAACAACCACATGAATAACAGTGATGAGAATGTACACGTTAGCAGACATTAAGTCTCATTTAGAAGAACCTACGTGTGTGTTGGCCATGGTGTGGTACCACCAGAACGTCCTGGTGGTGGCGATGTATCCGATCACCACGTCGATGCTGTAGTGCTCGTGGCCGATTAGGATGCAAATGACTCCCGAGGCGCTCAGAAACCAGCAGAACCATCGATACCACCACATCCACGGAGGAGAGTCTGcagcacataaaaaacaaaacagccgGGAGTCAAACTCAGATCATCTCAGAAAATATCCAACACAGATTCAGAGGAAATATTAACAGATTCAAGTTTTTCAGGACagtttaaatgataataatgaactATACCAACCAAAGTGTCTCATTAAAGGTCAGATCGGATTAATCATTTTCCCACTAATGACCCAACAACCAGATTAAACAGTAGAAGTATCCACTCACACTCTTTGATGAAGAGGTAGGACAGCGTCAACATGACCGTGTGACCGCTGTACAGGAAGTCACCGCACATCATGTGGGAACTGGTCAGAGACAAacctgcaaacacaaacacacacacacacaggtgttacTGTCAACATGATGCAACGTAAACTGACTTCAACTTTATTCTTTACAGAGTTTCTGCAGGTTTCAAGTTACATTTCAAGAGTTTAATACcacatataatttaatttaatacctGTTACATGGTCAAAGtatgaaaaatcaataaaaactattAGTATTGATAACGGCTAGAATTACTTAccaatgtgaaatgtgtttaatatttttggCATTACTTCCTAGCAGTTTAATAAGATAACTAATGACTCATGAATCAGGAGCAGCAGACTAATAACAGATGAATGAATTGATGGATTAACCAATTCATTTAAAGTGAGCTTTGGAACAACACAAAGGTGGATTTTTCAGCTTAGTTTTgcttaaatgacataaaaaacatttcataattaACATTGTCTATGAAAGGCtagaaaaaagtatttaaaaaccTTTGTGGATGaaacttaacatttttaaatatctgcgattattattattttttaaagaagaaaaaaactaagaCCTGCAGACACCCTGTTTTTAAATTTGCCAATAAAATGTGAACTAATGATCtttttcacaacaaaaacaagcaaaaaataaagtaacagacgcattcattttttaaattaatgttggtttttgagtgttttttttacctcctccTGAAATCAGCCTCAGAATCCTCCAAATTTTGCCAGTTGAGTCGTTGTAAAGCTGCACAGGtgagaaacaataaaacagttacTGATGGTGAACTGTAAacgagagtgagtgtgtgtgtgtgtgtgtatgtgtgtgtgtgtgtgtttaccttggGAGCGCACACCATGTGTTTCCCAGGCACTGGCAGCGTGGTGATGTACATGGTGACGCAGCGATACATGTAGAGAGTCCCGATCAGGAAGAAACAGCGACGACCAATGATCGATCTGCAAGACAAGAACAgtaaaaactttattaaactttgataaaaatgaacaataatgaCTCCTTCTGATTGCTGTTCTGTTAGCTTGGTAAATATTATCTTCAGTGCTTcaataaagtagaattatcacctttctgacagtATCAGCAAAACAGTtataagctttgtaaaagtcGATTTTAATTAGTGATCATTTaggtttttctgtgtgtttgctggtCATGAACAGAGGAGTAATGTCACCAAGACAGGAAGACATTAAACAGAGACATCATCAAACAGCAAACATCATACACATAAGTCAATTTCTGtttgtcttaaaaaaagaaaagaaaaacaaattgacAAATCTCAAGagagactcagcagccagaTATTTCTCCTCTCTCAGTTTAGTAGCAGCTGAAATTGTCACTACAATGAGAATAGATAATCCACCTTAAATGAGGCTTTCACACTTCTCTTCAGTAAATAAACACGCATGTAAACACAACGGGTAATATCAAGGTCTGCAAACGTGATCAAGGCCATGTCCATGAGTTGTACGATAAGGCGATGACGTAATTATCATGACAGCTGTAATCTTATCTCTTTTATCTGACCAACTGTCCAAATCCCAAATAGTTTACTGTCACATacgaaaaagaaaaacttcaaacaCATTTGAGTTGGTTTTCTTTGAAAGAAGtaattatcaattcatctgccGACCGTCTTAACGActaattgattgttttattgataaaatgtataaagaaaaaaacatgttataatTTATTAAAGCTCAAGgcaacatcttcaaatgtctcgtTTGTTTCAGTTTGGCATGAAAAAAGTCTGCATACTATAGAAGAAGAAACTTTCTtttgtgttatactgtagtactactgttATGGTTTCTAGTATCTTCTTTACACCTATAGATACACCTGTAAATATAGAGTGGGATTGACACATCATGTGCCTGTCAGGTGACCTGggtatttatctttttaagaTGTTTGCTTTACATTCTTgttttagtctgaagaagagcaagaGGCTCGAAATATCACTCTTGATATCCTATTAAAGCTAAAGTGTGCTGacttttttctgcctttacaGATTTAGTTCTTTGGTCCAGCAGCTGGATCTTCAGAGAGCTTCTTCCCATTCTGCCCACATCCTCAATCCAGAATACCAACTTCTACCATCTGGTAAACGTTACAGAATCCCCATATGCAagtttaacatatttaaatattcatttatcCCTACCTCcattagaataataaataagactCTGTAAACAGTGTGAGGTGCATTATTGTCTGCTATGATTAGTGTAATCCCCTTACTGTTACCTTGTACGGAAATTTGTgggaatgtgcaatatgtgtacttattatatttatgtatttattgaggCAACAGGTAGCATTGTATaatttattattgtgcaaatgtgcaactttacttttactctttgttctttttaactatGGCGGCAGCTGCCTCAGCACtcagagtccaagacaaatttcccttcatggacaataaagtatatatctatcatctatctatctttattcCGGATGTGCTCGTCTACGACATAACTTTGAcaagaaaagcttcaaatttcAACTTTGAGAAGCTGCAGTTGCTGATTATTTGGTATTTTAACACGATTATTTGAATGTGAAcctagttggtgattaattatCTGCTGATTGTTGGACTAATCAACACTGTTTGTACTGAAGCTGGAGCAGCTCTCACTTGTGTTTGAGGCAGATCCACTGGACGAACCAGAGTCCCACCAGGATCAGCCCGTTGACCTCGGTGACGTTGAAGGCCCAGGGAACCCGGTCCACGTAGTCGAAGAACTTGTCGGGCAGCGGCGGGCTCACCGATTTGTCCGGCACCCTCTCGTGAACGATGGTGATGACGACAGTGGTGAAGACGAGGTTGAAGAGGGCATAGAGGAAGGCCACGGCTGTCTTCCACCACTCTGTGGGGAGGCGGTCCGCTCGCTCCTCGGGAACGGAGATCTTCACGTAGTCGCATTGTCGCCTCAGGCCGCTGCTCAGCGAGTGGATCAGCTGGTTCTGTAGCAGACTGCTCAGTTTGCTGCGCTCGTGCTTGTTTTTGCCATCGTGGGCGTCGCCGGCGGTCGGCGGTGAGTGCGTGTGGCCAGCCGGGTTACCGTTGGCAACTCTGGGAGGATGAGGAGTCAAAGGCAGGGTGCTTGCGGTTACGTTAACTTCCACATGAGGGCGGACATCGTCGGTGCCGCGGATCAGCTCGGAAGCCGCCATTGATTATCTTTATTTCCCCCCTTAAGGAAAACTTATTGATTGTCTGATCAATAAGGAAAAAGTTCACCACAGTCACAAAATAAACGTTAATGTGCtgcttgtgtttctgcaggttaAAGTTTCACAAATATTCCTGGTGGCGTCTGATTTGCTGTTGGCTGGGATCACTGATCGGTCTGTCTGGTGCAGATCAGTGATCCGATGAATAACAGAAACTCAGCAGGTGATTGGTCGATCAGGTGTGGTCAGGATGGTTCGGCACAaacctgaaaaacaacaacacacatttttactgtCGGCTTCATATCAAGTTTATCCACATTGTTCAGGGGtctattatattaaatatttaaacttcttttttaGTTTAGTGGAATTTTTTGAGGTTAAATAAACATCACAGAAGCAGGTTGAAGCAAACATTTACTTTTCAAAGACTGTATGTTGTCTGACTTCTGAtttataaaactaaactaaaatccTTGGTGGACATGTCATCTGACCCTCTAAATATTcgtaataataactttaatagtaacaacattaacacctgcagacacactgtTGGAAAACAATTTAAAGACGTCACCCTGGACTCTGGGAACCTGTAACAAGGTGGTTTTTCATTAGTTTCACTTTATGCACACAATCTTTAATGATTGTGTGCAGGAATGCTCTTATCTCTGCAGTAAATCCAGTTCAGTAGGTCACTTCATTTCCTTGAGACTTACCTAGACATGAAGCACTGACCTAAAATTCTGCTTTTTCCTCAACTGGGGAAATTATTTGTGTCCCCAACTGGTCCTaagtgaccatggtctgatatgtgtgtgtggtgtttgtcataggctacttttgggcaCATATatcagaccatggtcacttctggggacatttcatagacttatattcatttcctggagagttaccctaaacttaaccactgacccaaaaatccaCTTTCCCCCAATTGCAGATAAGGCTATTGTCCCCATTGGACAAgttgtccccaattaactggtttTCACTCTGACATTTTTCCCTAAACATAGCCTTtggcaaacacacacccacatatatCAGATCATGATCACTTGTGGGGACATttcatagacttacattcacctcctggagacttaccctaaccttaaacttaaccactgacccaaaaatcatcTTTCATCAGCTTTAACAGACTGACTGATACACTCGATTGAGAGCTGAATCTTGAGTGCTTGACTTCCAGTAACCATAGGGAAGTACAACctgacaaacagacacacctacacatgcacacacacacacacacctacacacacacacacacacacaacacacacaccgatATAAAACCAGTCAGACAGCATGACACGTTAACGTGGAAGACATTTAGCTGTTTCCACTTCAGGCTGGAAATATTTAACTTCCCACAGTAAAGATAGCAGAGTGTTTCTCCAGCATATAAAAACACGGCATTCATAAAGACACACCTATCAGAAGTTTAACTGCGACACTCCTTTACTTCAGCTTCGTTTCAGCTGCACCTAATTCCCAACGAATTCCACCTGTGTGAGAAACTCATCAcgtgttaaatatgtttttggtgCCATGTTTAATCTATGATGTCTtctttattttggtttatttgttttcacaatttaaaaaaacacaactaatcCTTTAATCGGACTAATCGTTGAACCTCTAATAACACATTAACAAGAAATACATCAagttaaaagaaacaaagattTACTGACAGAACTGAGACGGAACGACACATTTAGACCTGAAACAATtagctgattaattgattagttgccaactttTGAATGAATTGCCAACTATTCTAATAACTGGTTTATAAATGAATtccttcttaaatgtgaatattttatagtttttttagacagtaaactgaatatctttgttgTGGATAAAATGAGATATTTGAGGACGTCTTCTTGGACTTTCTGGACctttttaaccattttctgGGCCAAACAACTATTCAATGTGGTGTGAAACTAATCAACCGATGAGTTATAGTTGCAGCCCTGAACACAGTTCTGGTCTGGTTTCTTATTGAGACACAAACAGTGGAGAAACAGCAGCATCTCATATCTGTGAATGTTTAGTGAAAGTCtctgcagacacagacagaactGATGTGTTCAAACTTCTGCAGATGGAGTTAAATTGGGAGTCGAGTCTCCGTCTCCTGCTAAATACCTCCACTGCCTGCTGCCTCGCTCACAACATTTCACACaagcttgtatgtgtgtgcatatacgtgtgtgtgtttgttggacTGTAAAAACCtcattgcacaaacacacaaagaaaataaataaactttcgTTTTGTCACAGAGACAACCTGCAACCTGGGAATATTTAGACTAATTCACTTCATAAACTGTAAACTCCTGAGATTTGTTTCTGTCAGTTTAAAAGTGTCTAAACTTGATTTACTATTCACCGCAAGctttatgtgtctgtttgtgtaagACTGAGAAAACTGGCTGCACAGTTTAAAGCATGTTACAACAGCTCTGTCTTAAATACCTGCAGATAGACTcatcatttataaaaacataagTGTCAAAACTACACCTGGCGTTAAAAATTTGTCAGAAGTATTCAAATAGTCTTTTCTACATGACAAGcagttaaatataaaactaaactacAATGAGTTAAATAAGGGAATAACTTtcagtattttatcattttttattctttttcagtTGTTTAGTactaaaaaaagtatttaaagtacATAACCTGGCTGCTTGAAATTGTAATTTTTGTTGTTAAATTTGTTGCAAGCTGCTGACTTTTACTTTCATTACAGCAACTGTTGAAagatatttagtgtttttttctgcacagtTAAGACCATCATTCATCATTAGGCTGTTTGCTGCATGATGTGTACGTCACGCCCTGTTTACAGCCCCCTAACAGAAATGtacttaattaaattaaagaccATGGGATTTCAATTTCCCTAATTTGTCAACACAAGACAGAGAGGGGGGCTGAAGCTGGAGCTTAACACATGGTCTGTCTGACTGATAGTAAAAGCACAGCTGAGGTTTAGCTTTATTTCATTATCACTtcacttttttatctttttccttatgaatttattcattttgtccATTAGGTGTATTCACAATACAaatgttttgtccaaccaacattCCCAAACCtaagaaaagcaataaatctGTCTTTTTGCTTGACaagttgattaatcgattaccAACAGAGTTGTGGATTTATCTTCTGACAAACCTGTATTattgtttcagtgttaaatgGAAGTAAcacaattctttttttaatatgtaaaacagaaaaagtacaaaactacacatttaagaagctaaacgttgtaaatgttttctgtgccaactaaaatacatataaacaaaTGTAGGAAAAGCAACTCTATTATTTAGGCTATGGATTATTTGATTAGCTGATCGTTTCTGCactaacattttctttttctaaagtTTTCTACACAGATTTACAACAAATAAACCTACTTACACGTTTATCAGAATCTAACCTGCTATCAGCCCAATAAATGTTCAGTATATCGATAGATCAGTTAAGGGACGTATTATTGCAGCACTACAACGTTAGAAAGTTTTCTTTATAACCACAATAAATGGCTGTAAACGTGAAATTCATCTTTGTTTTCGACAGTAACACACCTGTGAGAAGGTAAAGGTACGTTTCCGGTTTTCTTCTCCCTGCTCtcggacagaggagagaaaacttTAATAAACTCCTCGTTCTCTGCGTTCAGccatataaaaacaaactcacCTCTTGAGGAGAAgtgcttttttcctcctctttaaatcaaatcttttctctttttctccttttagaACGTCGCCTCTTCCTCACGCGCTGTGGAACCCTCTGTGTTGCCGCGAGCGTctttgtgtacgtgtgtgtgtgtgtgtgtttgtttaaccGTCCGTCCTCGCGCTTACCGCCAATGGCTATTTGCATTCCAAATATGGTTCGGCAGCTTCCGTCGACAAGCTTCATCCCGCCCATATTTGGATCCCGCTGTCCCGCCCTGTTGAATCACCTCCCGGTCTCACGGGGATGAGTCGCCTGTTCCCGTTAAGTGGAGGGGAGTGGGAAAAGTGAAAAGATCAACatgtctaaaaaataaataaagaaaaagacaaattgaCAACAATACATTTACTGAAAACCAAAGTGTAAGACTAACTAAATCAAAAAATATGTCAGTCAAATTCTCAAATCAGAGTTATTTGATTTTGGTTGATACCAATTGTAAAGTTGGCTTAATTAAAATTATAAGATAGtcaaacttttgtttttttaaatcgaAACTAGTGAGATACTAAATCTGAATCATGAAAGTAAGTCAACATTTATGACTTACTATCTCATTATGTTAACTTCCCATAACATAATTTTGTTTTAGTAAACtagcattttgtgtttttgtatcgCTGTATGtcatgtttgatttaaaatgcatcattttgtttgtttatatgtattttgACAAGTGTGTGATGTGTAAGGTGTTTTATAACCGAACCAAAgactttatattaaaaaatcaataattgtATTTACACCATGAGTTTTCAAGGTTTcatttattgcaaaaaaaaaaacccaaacaaatatAGTATACAAcagttaaaacatctgtatttacGTGATGTCCTAATAGCAAaaggaaacatttgtttttagttaAAAATGTCAGGTGTATTGTTCTCTTGCTCTGCTCTTACTCATGATTTGATATCATATAGAGACTGACTCTGCCTCTTGTTTGAGTTTCAGTGAACTCAGATGGCTCAGTCTTCATCATACCAAAGTACTTTCATTGTTTGAGTCAACGGTGTCTACAGGATGATTGATGGCTCTGATATTTATGACTCGAGGAATACTTACCTGTCTGAATTTTAAAACCAACTTCCTGTCTGGCACAACTCCCACAACTCCCACAACTAAATGCATCTTCAAATGGATTATAGCCCAGGGTAAATATCTCAATACAGTCTCTGAGAATCTGTGGTTTTATATTGCCTGAGGGGAAGTTTACATTCTTCAGTTACACCTAAATTACATgtagtgaggttttttttttaaaaggctgatTCTGGATTCCTAGAAAGAGtttaatttgactgttttagacaaaaagtagaaaataaaaatgggcAACAATATATTAATTGATATTTTATGAGGTccaatttacagaaaatataacataacagGTAAATTCATTTGTAAAATTAGTGTGTTTATGGCTGCAGTACCTGTTTTTAACCACTAGAGGAAGCTAATTATCTactgaaaaactaaacacattACACCCAACACAGTGCTGTCTCtctatttatatacagtatgtatctattgacacacacacacacacacacacacacacacacacacacacacacacacacacacacacacacactctgcataataatttttttaattacactgaattttatttcttcctccctttcttcacctgtaatataataataataaaataatgataataaaaatgataataaaatgtgataaaaactCACAAGTAAAGAATTAATTAAATTTGAGATAAAATATAACCAAAACATTGTGTGTTCGTTGGGTAcctattcaaatgttttaaaagtttaagcttcatattagcttcagataaacgtataaaatccatgtttacacagaaggaggactgtggatttagtcctccatcactttcattGTAAGTTTATTATGacgggatcttctaatggtcagtatgaacaggaggaatcattacagcaagataaacagctttaaatctttaaatgtcAATTGGGTTTCCTGGCTGTCACtttaagacacatttgaaaCATTGTGATCATATCATATCAGTCACATCACCTTGTTCTGAGTCTTTAAGAAGGAGGTATTTTCACCTTTGACCTCCAACCACAAACGGTGCTGACTCCTGCTGGAGATGGAAGCAGACAGCTGACAGTTTGAGTGTGAGTCTCAGCTGAAGACTGACTCTGAGCTTTCTGTCTCTGACCGTCGGACCGACAAACATCTTCCAACATGGACAACATCGACAACCTGTTTCATCCCAGGTACGACCtctaaatgtgtgtctgtgtgtgtttgctgtcgTCTTTTATTGATTATTCTACAAACTCAAGTCCTTCTCTTTGTATTGAGAAGTTTAAGGGCTGAGCTGAAGTTTTAAATGAAGATAATAACAGGATCATTTCAAGGTTAGATCAGACATCCAGTCTGCTTGGAGAAGTTTTCTATTAAAGCTACACAAGTTGTCTAAAAGAATCATTTGTATTGATGTACAGGAGATTTTTATTCCAGTGAATTTTAGAGATTTTTAGCTTCCACAGCGGCAGACGTGTCATTTCTGCTCCCCAAGATAAAttcttcttgtttgtttttcccatTCTTGCAGCATGGTCTTCTTATTTCATATGCTGAAGGGAACATTTCGTGGAGAATTgagtgcacatttttatttttgcttgagGAAAAGACACAGGgacttatattaatattttattattttatgtgtttatttttttttttaacttgaaacgataatatatgtattgtttctgtgtgtgattCAGTTTCTTCTTAATCATTTGGTTTGGTGTCAGTATTAAAGAGCAGTGTTtcctatgtgtgtgttgtgttgtgtcgAAGCAGCTCGTGTTATTTATAGCAGCAGGCCTGACTGCAGCTGTTGCATCTCTCTCTGCATGTCAGTGGTGTAGCAGCTGCTGCTCGTGTGTGTTAATCACATTGTAAGGACATAAATTGTTCACACACCCACATTGTGTGGACTATACTCCCATTTGGGGACAAAGAACAGGTCTgcacaaaccaaaccaaaccattAC contains:
- the sgms2b gene encoding phosphatidylcholine:ceramide cholinephosphotransferase 2 — encoded protein: MAASELIRGTDDVRPHVEVNVTASTLPLTPHPPRVANGNPAGHTHSPPTAGDAHDGKNKHERSKLSSLLQNQLIHSLSSGLRRQCDYVKISVPEERADRLPTEWWKTAVAFLYALFNLVFTTVVITIVHERVPDKSVSPPLPDKFFDYVDRVPWAFNVTEVNGLILVGLWFVQWICLKHKSIIGRRCFFLIGTLYMYRCVTMYITTLPVPGKHMVCAPKLYNDSTGKIWRILRLISGGGLSLTSSHMMCGDFLYSGHTVMLTLSYLFIKEYSPPWMWWYRWFCWFLSASGVICILIGHEHYSIDVVIGYIATTRTFWWYHTMANTHTLRDAPNNYLSNTWWNVIFNFLERNVQTKVPVVFSSPVPLPSSCRQRYRMVEGGRDE